A single genomic interval of Blastocatellia bacterium harbors:
- a CDS encoding RDD family protein translates to MAALCPRCQAPQRPTARFCRRCGASLAEPVLVTTSEHIVRTHDGSIGKTEERALTMPWMEEKSGSHANACSSASPLLRLEAFFFDLLLLLGAMLVAVIVAVALQERSSLAELASWSALAAGLVWGVNHLILCSVRGQSVGMAFVGLRLVRADGRPMSWGRSLLRHTIGHGLAWLSLGLGFLWMFVDEQRRGWPDLVSGTRVVEEAFDA, encoded by the coding sequence ATGGCCGCTCTCTGTCCGCGATGCCAAGCGCCACAGCGACCGACGGCGCGATTCTGTCGAAGATGCGGCGCATCGCTTGCCGAGCCTGTGCTTGTGACGACGAGCGAGCACATCGTCCGAACGCACGATGGTTCGATTGGAAAGACGGAGGAACGCGCCCTCACGATGCCGTGGATGGAAGAAAAGAGCGGTTCCCACGCGAATGCGTGCTCGTCGGCCTCGCCTCTTCTCCGGCTGGAAGCGTTCTTCTTCGACCTATTGCTGCTTCTGGGCGCCATGCTGGTGGCGGTCATCGTGGCCGTCGCTTTGCAGGAACGCTCCTCGCTCGCGGAATTAGCCTCGTGGAGTGCGCTCGCCGCCGGCTTGGTGTGGGGCGTGAACCATCTTATACTCTGCAGCGTGCGCGGGCAGTCGGTGGGGATGGCTTTTGTGGGGCTTCGCCTCGTGCGCGCCGATGGTCGCCCCATGTCATGGGGACGTTCACTCCTGCGTCATACGATCGGACATGGGCTCGCGTGGCTCTCGCTTGGGCTCGGCTTCCTCTGGATGTTCGTGGATGAACAGCGGCGGGGATGGCCAGATTTGGTGAGCGGGACTCGCGTCGTTGAGGAGGCCTTCGATGCTTAA